One window from the genome of Pyrobaculum ferrireducens encodes:
- the ccsA gene encoding cytochrome c biogenesis protein CcsA, with protein sequence MLGVLLLAYSAILAYAAVFGPFPAFVPLGSPTAYRSLYIHVPQSMAALAMAFASFLSSIWFLKRGGARARVVMHRSAELAAVLSWLSFATGTIWAEESWGAAWSGDPRQLSVAVMAVLYTGYVFLRRAVEDPDRLDRISASYLVLVFISVPVTLVAPVLLPALHPAPGSLAELTTSIRLLYIAVFAVLLAVAVLYVLEARAGVAWGVASFVVLAGAAAWLLSGYTHPVYRVYNATLTDSTVVLYTSGGVLKLPAESIHLRPLEIGGVPTLKGHLITADGVVVSHWSVAANLLATGLAVVLITLLSRRGI encoded by the coding sequence GTGTTGGGGGTACTGCTCCTGGCCTACTCAGCTATCTTAGCTTACGCCGCTGTTTTTGGCCCTTTCCCAGCTTTTGTGCCGCTTGGGAGCCCCACGGCGTATAGAAGCCTCTACATCCACGTACCCCAGTCCATGGCGGCGCTGGCGATGGCCTTCGCCTCTTTCCTTTCTTCTATCTGGTTTCTAAAGAGGGGTGGGGCGAGGGCCCGTGTCGTCATGCACCGCTCCGCCGAGCTCGCCGCCGTGTTGTCGTGGCTGAGCTTCGCGACGGGGACAATATGGGCCGAGGAGTCTTGGGGGGCGGCGTGGTCTGGGGACCCCCGGCAACTCTCCGTGGCCGTCATGGCTGTGCTGTACACCGGGTATGTGTTTCTGAGGAGGGCGGTGGAGGATCCGGATAGGCTGGATAGGATTTCGGCGTCTTACCTAGTGCTTGTCTTTATCTCGGTCCCCGTCACGCTCGTTGCGCCTGTGCTGTTGCCGGCTCTTCACCCGGCCCCCGGCTCTCTGGCTGAGCTAACCACTTCAATTAGACTGCTGTACATAGCCGTCTTCGCGGTTCTGCTGGCAGTCGCCGTTCTGTACGTACTCGAGGCGAGGGCTGGGGTGGCCTGGGGAGTGGCTTCCTTTGTGGTGTTGGCGGGAGCCGCGGCGTGGCTCCTTTCTGGATACACGCATCCAGTGTACCGCGTCTACAACGCCACGTTGACAGACTCCACCGTGGTGCTGTACACCAGCGGCGGGGTTTTGAAGCTACCTGCAGAGAGTATCCACCTCAGGCCCCTGGAGATTGGGGGAGTGCCCACTCTCAAGGGGCATTTAATAACGGCTGACGGCGTCGTGGTGAGCCACTGGTCTGTGGCGGCTAATCTACTGGCCACCGGCCTGGCGGTAGTGCTTATAACCCTCCTCAGCAGAAGGGGGATATGA
- the ccsA gene encoding cytochrome c biogenesis protein CcsA yields the protein MASPRLILAKAAPYASAVSIALWLFYLSRFVLLDTSFLDVYANTSWGMPLYYRAAASLVNIGGIMLYISAVLGAAALALRSWRLSAASAAFLASAAYWEAFSRWTTGGPGIGLNPLLRNLWALPHPLLVITSYALVVAAFLEPRARGRLGVLAWVFSTAGLAAGAYWSYTTFGWGGYWAWDPVETSVFVIWLFLTAWVHGGGQGALAMSLSGVFLTMAVTYSGVSPLHSFAGAESAGRWLMAPSIAAFLYGLYKLRLERGGLYSYVPPLAVGVYIYWLLAAPTLAQFLGLSVAIPSGDSAVALIHPVLVPAVFAAFYAIARWRFSARLAAAYIAASLAAGAAAAAAGIRWSPLSSPLTNAAVLSLAFSSPLPLASAALVFRKDAARSVAHVGFVVLAVGVALSGPYAYHTQYGVVVPLDVEKPTLVPLQTPYGPEALGVEVRGWRLEGPKELVSIPPYLSRFVSGDLAAYMGVWRLPLRFAEVQLNGTRYVVAFGNFTPGLHTIGGYWLYVNSTASTPAGRLLVAALGLGERPLLFSPQRLDALSAFAVCGPNATSLNLLEERVRLSVGGREVEVAARYEAAGEFKLVRGLIHGVAAVPRGLDDIYIAVTPEVAVVGNVSYTRLALELARRDVEACLPMGAWMLLSTYSGRPLGAGEVEELLRYNPQGYVAMIKIIPMVQLVWTGAALLVAGGLLYLRKGHVA from the coding sequence ATGGCCAGCCCGCGGCTAATACTCGCTAAGGCGGCCCCCTACGCCTCGGCGGTCAGCATAGCCCTCTGGCTGTTCTACCTCTCTAGGTTTGTCCTCCTCGACACCTCTTTTCTCGACGTGTATGCCAACACCTCGTGGGGAATGCCGCTGTACTACAGAGCCGCGGCGTCGCTTGTAAACATAGGGGGCATTATGCTCTACATATCAGCCGTGCTCGGCGCCGCGGCGCTGGCGTTGCGTAGCTGGAGGCTCTCGGCGGCATCCGCCGCGTTCCTAGCCTCGGCGGCCTACTGGGAGGCCTTCTCCAGATGGACGACGGGGGGCCCCGGCATAGGCCTCAACCCCCTCTTGCGAAACCTGTGGGCCCTTCCCCACCCCCTCCTGGTCATCACCTCGTACGCGCTTGTCGTCGCCGCTTTTCTAGAGCCCAGGGCCCGGGGGCGCCTTGGCGTGTTGGCGTGGGTTTTCTCCACCGCGGGGCTCGCCGCCGGGGCCTACTGGTCCTACACAACCTTCGGCTGGGGGGGCTACTGGGCGTGGGACCCCGTAGAGACCTCGGTATTCGTCATCTGGCTCTTCTTGACTGCGTGGGTGCACGGAGGCGGCCAGGGGGCCCTGGCCATGTCTCTCTCGGGGGTGTTTCTCACAATGGCGGTCACCTACAGCGGAGTGTCGCCCCTGCACTCCTTCGCCGGAGCTGAGTCGGCCGGCAGATGGCTTATGGCCCCCTCCATCGCCGCCTTCCTCTACGGATTGTATAAGCTGAGGCTGGAGAGGGGCGGTCTCTACAGCTACGTCCCCCCTCTGGCCGTGGGAGTCTACATCTACTGGCTCCTAGCCGCCCCCACGCTGGCGCAGTTCCTAGGGCTTTCTGTCGCAATCCCGTCGGGGGACAGCGCGGTGGCGCTTATACACCCCGTCCTCGTCCCGGCGGTGTTCGCCGCCTTCTACGCCATAGCCCGTTGGCGCTTCTCGGCAAGACTAGCCGCGGCTTACATCGCCGCATCCCTCGCCGCCGGGGCCGCGGCCGCCGCGGCGGGGATCCGGTGGTCTCCCCTCAGCTCCCCCCTCACCAACGCCGCCGTGCTGTCCCTGGCCTTCTCGTCGCCGCTTCCCTTGGCGTCGGCGGCGCTGGTCTTTAGAAAAGACGCGGCGAGGTCCGTGGCGCACGTAGGCTTCGTGGTGCTGGCGGTCGGCGTAGCGTTGAGCGGCCCCTACGCATACCACACACAGTACGGCGTGGTCGTCCCCCTTGATGTTGAGAAGCCGACCCTGGTGCCTCTGCAGACGCCCTACGGCCCAGAGGCGCTGGGGGTCGAGGTGCGTGGGTGGCGTCTAGAGGGGCCGAAGGAGCTCGTCTCCATCCCGCCGTACCTCTCCCGCTTCGTGTCCGGGGACTTGGCGGCCTACATGGGGGTCTGGCGGTTGCCCCTCCGCTTCGCCGAGGTACAGCTCAACGGCACTAGGTACGTCGTCGCCTTCGGCAACTTCACCCCCGGCCTCCACACGATTGGCGGCTACTGGCTCTACGTAAACTCCACCGCGTCGACCCCCGCGGGGAGGCTTCTAGTGGCGGCGCTGGGCCTCGGCGAGAGGCCTCTGCTCTTCAGCCCACAGCGCCTCGACGCCCTCTCGGCCTTTGCTGTGTGCGGCCCAAACGCCACGTCTCTAAATCTTCTCGAGGAGAGGGTGCGCCTCAGCGTGGGGGGCAGGGAGGTGGAGGTGGCCGCTAGGTACGAGGCGGCTGGGGAGTTTAAGCTGGTTAGGGGGCTGATACACGGCGTGGCCGCGGTCCCGAGGGGTCTCGACGATATCTATATAGCGGTAACCCCCGAGGTTGCTGTCGTGGGCAACGTCAGCTATACCCGCTTGGCTCTGGAGCTGGCTCGACGCGATGTGGAGGCGTGTCTGCCCATGGGGGCGTGGATGCTCCTCTCTACCTACAGCGGAAGGCCGCTGGGCGCCGGGGAGGTGGAGGAGTTGCTGAGGTATAACCCACAGGGATACGTCGCAATGATCAAGATAATCCCCATGGTGCAACTGGTTTGGACCGGCGCCGCCCTTCTCGTGGCTGGCGGCCTCCTGTACCTCCGCAAGGGTCATGTGGCTTAA
- a CDS encoding PaREP1 family protein produces MELEKPWRDLEKYIEGRIKEALYEAELALKFLEAGMYRNAAGKAFQAFKALLAALAARHRDTLATRHPGVKTTKGGRRVLYVDWLIAVMPTGQMLEVARDLAAAEGEELIHYANTALNLHEFQYIGLDKSGVLSRYTRLASVEDDVRALASYVAERAKSQAS; encoded by the coding sequence GTGGAGCTGGAGAAGCCGTGGCGAGATCTGGAGAAGTATATAGAGGGCAGGATCAAAGAGGCACTGTACGAGGCCGAGCTGGCATTGAAGTTTCTAGAGGCTGGTATGTATAGAAACGCGGCTGGAAAAGCCTTCCAAGCCTTCAAGGCGTTGCTAGCGGCGCTTGCGGCTAGACATAGAGATACGCTGGCGACGCGGCACCCCGGAGTAAAGACAACGAAAGGCGGAAGAAGGGTGCTCTACGTTGACTGGCTTATCGCAGTTATGCCCACCGGCCAGATGCTTGAAGTGGCTAGGGACCTCGCCGCGGCCGAGGGGGAGGAGCTTATCCACTACGCAAACACCGCGCTTAACCTCCATGAATTTCAATACATCGGACTAGACAAGAGCGGCGTGTTGAGCAGATATACAAGGCTCGCCTCTGTGGAGGATGACGTGAGGGCGCTTGCCAGCTACGTGGCGGAGAGGGCCAAGTCACAAGCCTCCTAG
- a CDS encoding NOG1 family protein, whose translation MEVVDKAKLPYVYTVDELISMFLAAYGREEARGSTAEPAFLKQKRLEIKRIVASGKALASTLRKMALGMPFLDRLHPFYRDLVDVVFGAQLYKHAVAKVGNAHLAVRAIAKEAITAVRTAPDKKALLRARQMYKARIIDLLNDLGPELEKLRDVATFLRKLPSIDPNLFTIVVAGAPNVGKSSFVRCVSTARPEVAEYPFTTKQIHLGHIHLKGDKIQVIDTPGLLDRPLSQRNKIERQAVLALRHLAGVIIFIADPTPHSGYSLEMQASLWREIKTEFTAPAVAVLNKIDIATPQELERARALFNPAAEISTINCHGTKEVVDHVLHKYYVPQALEKLRARARGA comes from the coding sequence GTGGAGGTTGTGGACAAGGCGAAGCTCCCCTACGTATACACGGTGGACGAGCTCATCTCCATGTTCCTCGCGGCGTATGGGAGAGAGGAGGCCAGGGGCTCCACGGCGGAGCCCGCCTTCCTCAAGCAGAAGAGGCTGGAGATCAAGAGGATAGTTGCCTCCGGGAAGGCCCTGGCGTCCACCCTCAGAAAGATGGCCCTTGGGATGCCCTTCCTAGACCGCCTGCACCCCTTCTACCGGGACCTCGTGGACGTGGTTTTCGGCGCCCAGCTTTACAAACACGCCGTGGCTAAGGTTGGCAACGCCCACCTAGCCGTGAGGGCCATAGCCAAGGAGGCCATCACGGCGGTGCGCACCGCCCCCGACAAGAAGGCGCTCCTGAGGGCTAGGCAGATGTACAAGGCGCGGATAATCGACCTCCTAAACGACCTCGGGCCGGAGCTGGAGAAGCTGAGGGATGTAGCCACCTTCCTAAGGAAGCTCCCCTCCATAGACCCAAACCTCTTCACTATTGTCGTCGCCGGCGCGCCCAACGTGGGGAAGAGCAGCTTCGTGAGATGTGTATCCACGGCGAGGCCAGAGGTGGCCGAGTACCCCTTCACCACCAAGCAGATACACCTAGGCCACATACATCTAAAAGGCGACAAGATCCAGGTGATAGACACGCCTGGACTCCTCGACAGGCCGCTGTCCCAGAGAAACAAGATAGAGAGACAGGCAGTCCTAGCCCTTAGACATTTGGCCGGGGTGATTATCTTCATCGCAGACCCCACACCCCACAGCGGCTACAGCCTGGAGATGCAGGCCAGCCTCTGGAGGGAGATAAAGACGGAGTTTACAGCCCCCGCCGTGGCGGTGCTAAACAAAATCGACATAGCCACCCCCCAGGAGCTGGAGAGGGCCAGGGCCCTTTTTAACCCGGCGGCCGAAATCTCCACCATCAACTGCCACGGCACCAAGGAGGTGGTCGACCACGTACTCCACAAGTACTACGTCCCACAGGCGCTGGAGAAGCTCAGGGCGAGGGCCAGAGGGGCGTAG
- a CDS encoding SAM hydrolase/SAM-dependent halogenase family protein: protein MAIALLTDFGTRDYFVAAMKGVILSINPRAVVVDITHEVPPQDVWTGAFILASAYKWFPRGTIFVAVVDPGVGTERAPLLLRTRRYFFVGPDNGVLSLAAEEDGVEEAYRIEARLPQLSATFHGRDVFAPAAAYLSLGVEPRMLGIPVATWVRLGRPSAEVAGGEMRARTIYVDRFGNVYTSARGEVFQIASWGDVLCIEVGGRVIEAKFVETYGRARPGETVALINSEGYLEVAVVMGNAAAAHGLKAGLDLKIRRCS, encoded by the coding sequence GTGGCCATCGCCCTCCTCACCGACTTCGGCACCAGAGACTACTTCGTCGCGGCGATGAAGGGAGTGATCCTCTCCATAAACCCCAGAGCTGTGGTTGTGGACATCACCCACGAGGTACCTCCGCAAGACGTGTGGACCGGGGCTTTCATCCTCGCCTCGGCTTACAAGTGGTTTCCAAGGGGGACAATTTTTGTCGCAGTTGTCGACCCCGGGGTGGGCACCGAGAGGGCGCCGCTTCTGCTGAGAACCAGGCGGTACTTCTTCGTGGGGCCTGACAACGGCGTGCTTTCCCTCGCCGCTGAGGAGGACGGCGTGGAGGAGGCGTATAGAATAGAGGCGAGGCTCCCACAGCTCTCCGCCACCTTCCACGGCCGCGACGTCTTTGCCCCAGCCGCGGCGTATCTATCGCTGGGGGTGGAGCCCCGGATGCTCGGCATCCCGGTGGCCACTTGGGTCAGGCTGGGGAGGCCCTCCGCCGAGGTGGCCGGGGGCGAGATGAGAGCCCGGACGATATACGTAGACAGGTTTGGCAACGTCTACACCTCGGCGCGGGGGGAGGTGTTCCAAATCGCCTCGTGGGGGGATGTGCTGTGTATCGAGGTGGGGGGCCGGGTGATAGAGGCCAAGTTTGTAGAGACCTACGGCAGAGCCCGGCCTGGGGAGACCGTGGCTCTCATAAACAGCGAGGGGTATCTAGAGGTGGCCGTGGTCATGGGGAACGCCGCGGCGGCGCACGGCCTCAAGGCTGGTCTCGATTTAAAAATCCGGAGGTGTAGTTAG
- a CDS encoding DUF4405 domain-containing protein: MSWIIRALAIYLLATARVMLALSGLVLYFAPSGPGSGHQIILGATKDMWKNIHSYAAFSILAFAAAHVVLYRRSLIFYIKKTAKPPQEK; the protein is encoded by the coding sequence ATGAGTTGGATTATTAGAGCCTTAGCTATCTACCTACTAGCCACCGCCAGGGTCATGCTGGCGTTGTCGGGCTTGGTGCTGTACTTCGCCCCCTCCGGGCCGGGTAGCGGCCACCAGATAATTCTGGGAGCTACCAAAGACATGTGGAAGAACATCCATTCATACGCCGCCTTCTCCATACTAGCCTTCGCCGCCGCCCACGTCGTGCTGTATAGGAGATCGCTTATATTCTACATTAAGAAGACCGCGAAGCCACCTCAGGAGAAATAA
- a CDS encoding NAD-dependent epimerase/dehydratase family protein: MRYLLYGGLGFIGANVVEALAGEEVYVAHRPGSPRRKPALAGFVSRHAELIEYTDPAKPLESAKPDVVINLVGEYFGSPEVVWEANAEFPKRLCDAARRAGWRGKLVHISAATVRGPVGNPIREEERHMEGIKPVSHFDASKAEGERVVANCFEDWVIIRPVLVYGRFNDHPEWVTLTGIVRRGVAPMVNLAVSAISARELAKVVKLSTTLSREYFFATECAPRRLSDFVLAMEKALGKRALHIPVPSFVMRIAAPRDLKKHLPFLGRSFSCEKMTHLLKYRPSPDFEREVAEMVSYITATVK, encoded by the coding sequence ATGAGATATCTGCTGTACGGCGGGTTGGGCTTCATTGGGGCCAACGTCGTGGAGGCCTTGGCGGGGGAGGAGGTGTACGTCGCCCACAGGCCGGGCTCTCCGAGGAGAAAGCCGGCGCTGGCGGGCTTCGTCTCGCGGCACGCAGAGCTGATAGAGTACACAGACCCCGCGAAGCCGCTTGAGTCCGCCAAGCCGGACGTGGTGATAAACCTCGTGGGGGAGTACTTCGGAAGTCCAGAGGTGGTGTGGGAGGCAAACGCCGAGTTCCCCAAGAGGCTGTGCGACGCGGCGCGGAGGGCCGGGTGGAGGGGCAAGCTGGTGCACATATCTGCCGCCACCGTGAGGGGGCCCGTGGGCAACCCCATTAGAGAGGAGGAGCGCCACATGGAGGGGATAAAGCCCGTTTCCCATTTCGACGCGTCGAAGGCTGAGGGGGAGAGGGTGGTGGCGAACTGCTTCGAGGACTGGGTTATTATAAGGCCGGTCCTCGTCTACGGCCGCTTCAACGACCACCCGGAGTGGGTGACGCTTACCGGCATAGTGAGGCGCGGCGTGGCGCCCATGGTGAATCTAGCCGTCTCGGCCATATCGGCCCGGGAGCTGGCGAAGGTGGTGAAGCTCTCCACCACCCTCTCCAGAGAGTACTTCTTTGCCACTGAGTGCGCCCCCAGGCGTCTCTCGGACTTCGTGCTTGCTATGGAGAAGGCATTGGGGAAAAGGGCCCTCCACATACCTGTCCCCAGCTTTGTCATGAGGATTGCCGCGCCACGGGACTTGAAAAAACACCTCCCCTTCCTGGGAAGGAGCTTCAGTTGTGAAAAAATGACCCACCTCCTTAAATACAGACCAAGCCCCGATTTCGAGAGAGAAGTAGCTGAAATGGTATCCTACATCACAGCAACTGTTAAATAA
- a CDS encoding DUF1152 domain-containing protein — protein sequence MALYLAIGGGGDVVTAAALAGDEAVGQIPWERYVVDPTPGPVPASALREVVDLGGGLYLATPRSYVERGGRVFKTQGMCVARALNKSIYIVDPYRRPSEVARALTRFSRVVGIDVGGDVLGIGCEGSIRSPLADSYGLAVLATAVELGVEAEVWVMSPGADGELDREYVLKRVAEAAAAGGLIGTVGLAREQMERLERLVSICVTEASSVAVRAYRGGHGELEIRGGTRRVWVDACAMVGFRLDPKVLLGLNKAASLIYSHDAPIDKAAELLLANGIPTELHLEELLARGYSLPQAVEELGKLKRC from the coding sequence GTGGCTCTCTACCTAGCCATCGGCGGCGGGGGCGACGTGGTCACTGCGGCGGCGTTGGCCGGGGATGAAGCGGTGGGGCAGATACCGTGGGAGAGATACGTCGTTGACCCGACGCCGGGGCCGGTGCCGGCCTCGGCGCTGAGAGAGGTGGTGGATCTGGGAGGGGGGCTCTACCTAGCCACCCCCCGTAGCTACGTGGAGAGAGGCGGACGCGTCTTCAAGACCCAGGGCATGTGCGTGGCGAGGGCTCTCAACAAGTCGATATACATCGTCGACCCCTACAGACGCCCCAGCGAGGTGGCTCGCGCCCTTACGAGATTCAGCCGCGTAGTTGGGATAGACGTTGGGGGCGACGTGCTTGGGATCGGTTGCGAGGGGTCGATTAGGAGCCCCCTCGCCGACTCCTACGGCCTCGCCGTGCTCGCCACGGCTGTGGAGCTGGGCGTTGAGGCGGAGGTGTGGGTCATGTCGCCGGGGGCCGACGGGGAGCTGGATAGGGAGTACGTGTTGAAGAGAGTGGCCGAGGCGGCGGCGGCCGGCGGGCTCATAGGCACGGTGGGGCTGGCTAGGGAGCAGATGGAGAGGCTGGAGAGGCTCGTATCTATCTGCGTGACGGAAGCCTCCTCCGTGGCCGTGAGGGCCTACAGGGGCGGGCACGGCGAGTTGGAGATAAGGGGCGGCACCCGCCGGGTGTGGGTAGACGCCTGCGCCATGGTTGGCTTCCGTCTAGACCCCAAGGTCCTTCTGGGGCTGAACAAGGCGGCGTCGCTTATATACAGCCACGACGCCCCCATCGATAAGGCGGCTGAGCTGTTGCTGGCCAACGGAATACCCACCGAGCTACACCTAGAGGAGCTCCTGGCTAGGGGCTACTCCCTGCCCCAGGCCGTGGAGGAGTTGGGGAAGTTAAAACGTTGCTAA
- a CDS encoding TFIIB-type zinc ribbon-containing protein → MIIQCPFCGAKYDAPPGRRFYVCPYCGTVVSEGKTYESVYIFKPTVDKTTAFRKVLNLRPMGSPDDLPSATPAGAEMHFLPLYLYHITFRPLEELETYATALALSTPPFKLPKSYIFPARWRTPFKPTLERLGVFNSPDLSPEDAFRSLGDVVEEARTYVSVFKVKVTIEWSFEGIVYYPFWSLTYTYGGRQFRALIDACEGSVLSMEYPLSRRGRAEGLGLAAGSTLATAAVGALTTYLLGIHPALGALGGALASLGAVARLVAFSASRVGRYEAEAKL, encoded by the coding sequence ATGATCATACAGTGCCCCTTCTGTGGGGCTAAGTACGACGCTCCGCCGGGCCGGAGGTTCTACGTCTGTCCCTACTGCGGGACTGTGGTGTCGGAGGGGAAGACCTACGAGAGCGTCTACATCTTCAAGCCCACTGTGGACAAGACCACGGCTTTTAGAAAAGTGCTGAATTTAAGGCCCATGGGCTCGCCCGATGACCTTCCCTCGGCGACGCCCGCCGGAGCCGAGATGCACTTCCTCCCCCTGTACCTCTACCACATAACCTTCAGGCCTCTGGAGGAGCTGGAGACATACGCCACGGCGCTGGCCCTATCGACGCCGCCCTTCAAACTGCCAAAGAGTTACATATTCCCCGCGAGGTGGAGGACGCCGTTCAAGCCAACTCTTGAGAGGCTCGGTGTATTCAACTCGCCGGACCTGTCGCCGGAGGACGCCTTCCGTAGCCTAGGCGACGTTGTCGAGGAGGCCCGCACCTACGTTTCGGTCTTTAAGGTCAAGGTGACGATAGAGTGGAGCTTTGAGGGCATTGTCTACTACCCATTCTGGTCTCTCACCTATACATACGGCGGGAGGCAGTTCAGGGCGCTTATCGACGCATGCGAGGGATCTGTCTTGAGTATGGAGTACCCGCTGTCGAGGCGGGGCCGCGCCGAAGGCCTGGGACTTGCGGCCGGCTCAACCCTGGCAACAGCGGCCGTAGGCGCTTTGACAACCTACCTCCTCGGCATCCACCCGGCGCTGGGGGCCCTAGGCGGAGCCCTTGCCTCGCTAGGCGCCGTGGCGAGGCTGGTTGCCTTCTCGGCGTCGAGGGTGGGTAGGTACGAGGCCGAGGCGAAGCTCTAA
- a CDS encoding pyridoxal phosphate-dependent aminotransferase — METFMWIRKSAGRYDLAHSGVARIEVPPADSAPPPEEVIAEMYGISERELALTAGAQEGNLLAFLAVRPEYAVTVAPEYEPITKLAPGLGVRHLQVGDVWEAPLKPGGVLIFSNPNNPTGRFLTKKELYELADEARRRGAYLIVDVIFSDFVTDDLRGWPLENVVFSHSTDKFYTTDTRMGWAFGDPAVVERIRFLKDLANPGPRNPERRAAAVLLSRRAEVKQRNLSIIAPNADALRRAFPDAVYTPHMPIALVPTNCDDYSLAQRLLAHGVKTVPGRFFQAPNAIRIGLGTEEPTRFREALQILTQLWCR; from the coding sequence GTGGAGACGTTTATGTGGATACGCAAGTCCGCGGGTAGGTACGACCTCGCCCACAGCGGGGTGGCAAGGATTGAGGTGCCCCCGGCAGACTCGGCGCCTCCTCCGGAGGAGGTAATTGCCGAGATGTACGGGATTTCCGAGAGGGAGCTGGCCCTAACCGCGGGGGCTCAGGAGGGGAACCTGCTCGCCTTCCTCGCGGTGAGGCCCGAGTACGCCGTTACGGTGGCTCCGGAGTACGAGCCCATTACGAAGCTCGCGCCGGGTCTCGGCGTCAGGCACCTACAGGTGGGCGACGTGTGGGAGGCCCCGCTGAAGCCCGGGGGCGTTCTTATATTCTCAAACCCAAACAACCCCACTGGCCGCTTCCTCACGAAGAAGGAGCTATATGAGCTGGCCGACGAGGCGAGGAGGCGGGGGGCCTACCTAATAGTGGACGTGATTTTCTCAGACTTCGTCACGGACGACTTGAGGGGGTGGCCTCTGGAGAACGTGGTCTTCAGCCACAGCACGGACAAGTTCTACACCACCGACACGAGGATGGGATGGGCCTTCGGCGACCCTGCGGTGGTGGAGAGGATAAGGTTCTTGAAGGACCTCGCCAACCCCGGCCCCAGGAATCCCGAGAGGAGGGCCGCGGCCGTCCTTCTCTCGAGGAGGGCGGAGGTCAAGCAGAGAAACCTCTCCATCATTGCCCCCAACGCCGACGCGTTGAGGCGGGCGTTCCCCGACGCCGTCTACACCCCCCACATGCCCATAGCGCTGGTGCCCACCAACTGCGACGACTACAGCCTCGCGCAGAGGCTCCTCGCCCACGGCGTCAAGACCGTCCCCGGAAGGTTCTTCCAAGCCCCCAACGCCATACGCATAGGCCTAGGCACCGAGGAGCCCACGCGCTTCAGAGAGGCCCTCCAGATACTTACACAGCTCTGGTGCCGGTGA
- a CDS encoding RNA 2'-phosphotransferase: MKPVYKCIHCGLYTEASTHCGAPAQLVIDGATRLRASKLLALVLRHDPAALGITLDRGGWADTTAVLRGLEKAGVRIGAEELAAIAALDDKGRFEIDGGRIRARYGHSIDVDIQYPVNTSVKTLYHGTSLDYLPSIEVNGVLPMRRRYVHLAADLETACLNARRRPKPVVLEIDADCVREEAPIYKATQKILLTGYIPARCVKKVVIC, translated from the coding sequence GTGAAGCCGGTATACAAATGCATCCACTGCGGCCTTTATACGGAGGCGTCTACCCACTGCGGAGCACCCGCCCAGCTAGTAATAGACGGCGCCACCCGGTTGCGGGCATCTAAGCTACTTGCGCTTGTCCTGCGCCACGACCCCGCGGCTCTGGGTATTACTCTAGACCGGGGCGGCTGGGCGGATACAACAGCCGTGCTCCGGGGCCTTGAGAAGGCCGGCGTGAGGATAGGCGCGGAGGAACTGGCGGCGATCGCCGCCCTCGACGACAAGGGGAGGTTTGAGATAGACGGCGGACGTATAAGAGCCCGCTACGGCCACAGCATAGACGTAGACATTCAATACCCGGTGAACACCTCGGTGAAGACGCTCTACCACGGCACGTCCCTCGACTACCTGCCGTCGATTGAAGTCAACGGCGTCCTCCCGATGAGGAGGAGATACGTCCACCTAGCCGCCGATCTGGAAACGGCGTGTCTCAACGCCAGGAGGAGACCGAAGCCTGTCGTTTTAGAAATTGACGCAGATTGCGTCAGAGAGGAGGCGCCGATCTACAAGGCGACGCAGAAAATACTCCTCACCGGGTATATCCCGGCGAGGTGTGTAAAAAAAGTGGTTATCTGTTAA
- a CDS encoding IclR family transcriptional regulator, producing MLILLNLTAPPILLLFLPAAVVGNYTLPAPPLSDVAAFTPGGAPLPTWVVNGTLYVLQNGDPAVAVYIPRFENTTGIYRITVKSGTVVVQAPPGVMIQDVDKQPTNVVINKTGLYLYLTAPVTITYYFFTITKSSTTTTPTTTTPTPSKTPTATTPATATTPTAPPVTQAPTQTSTPATTRPSTQQTQPEWLPTAGAVAVAAAAAAGVVAYVLKKRK from the coding sequence ATGCTGATCCTCCTAAACCTCACGGCGCCTCCAATCCTCCTGCTATTCCTCCCAGCCGCCGTGGTGGGCAACTACACACTCCCAGCCCCACCCCTGTCGGACGTAGCCGCCTTCACCCCCGGCGGCGCCCCGTTGCCCACATGGGTTGTGAATGGCACTCTGTATGTACTCCAAAACGGAGACCCCGCCGTGGCTGTATACATCCCCCGCTTTGAAAACACCACAGGTATATACAGAATTACAGTGAAAAGCGGCACAGTCGTTGTCCAGGCCCCACCCGGCGTCATGATACAAGACGTAGACAAGCAACCCACCAACGTAGTAATTAACAAAACCGGCCTATACCTATACCTAACAGCCCCCGTCACCATAACCTACTACTTCTTCACCATAACAAAATCATCCACCACAACCACGCCTACCACCACCACGCCCACCCCCAGCAAAACCCCCACAGCCACGACGCCCGCCACCGCGACGACACCCACGGCGCCCCCCGTCACCCAGGCGCCCACACAGACATCCACCCCAGCCACCACCCGCCCATCTACTCAACAAACCCAGCCGGAGTGGCTACCTACGGCCGGGGCCGTTGCGGTGGCCGCGGCGGCCGCCGCTGGTGTAGTTGCCTACGTTTTAAAAAAAAGAAAGTAG